Within the Streptosporangium album genome, the region CGCGGCGTACAAGCTGTTCCGTAAGATCCGCGACGATGGGTTCGCCGAGCCCAGCGCGATCTTCATGCGTCCGGCGAACTGGGAGCAGGTCCGCCTGCTCAAGACGGCTGACGGTCAGTACATCTGGGGTCACCCGTCGGTGCCAGGCGTTCCCACTCTGTGGGGTGTCCCGGTCGTGGAGACCACGGCGGCCCCGGCTACGGCGGCCATCGCGGGCGACTACGTCAACTTCAGCGAACTCGCGATCCGCCGCGGCATCGATGTGCAGGTGTCCAACTCCCACGGCACGTACTTCGTCGAGGGCAAGCTGGCCGTCCGAGCCGACCTACGGTGCGCGCTGATTCACTATCGCCCCCGAGCATTTGGCCAGCTCACAGGTCTGTAATGTAAATCTGCTACCATGTGGGTGGTGAAAGGAGCCCCCCACATGGCGCAGTGTTCGGTCGATGAGTGCGAAGGCAAAGCTAAAGCGAAAGGCTTCTGCGTGCGGCACTACACGCGGTGGCGCAGGTACGGAGATCCCAGTGTCGTCAAGCGGGGCCCTCTTGCTCCGGCGCTGCAGTTAGACGCGAAGCAGTGCAACGCGTGCGGCGAGACCAAACCGATCGAGCAGTTCGGGCCCGACAAGCGCAACAGGGACGGCAGGAAAGGCCGTTGCCATCCCTGCGAGCAGAAGCATCAGTATGAATGGCGCACAAGCCACCCGGATCGATGGCAGGAAATTCGGCAGGATGCCGCCAATCGTCGGGCCAAGGACCGGTGGAAGTACCGCATCAAGGAGACGTACAACATCACCTTCGAGGAGTACGAGCGACTTCTCGCAGCTCAAGGTGGCGTGTGCGCCATCTGTGGCGGATCAAGAAATGGCCCCGGCCGACGGTTCCACATCGATCACGATCACACGTGTTGCCCGGGAGTCGGGTCGTGCGGTCGGTGCATCCGGGGGCTGCTTTGCGGCAGATGTAACACCATGGTTGGCCTGGCGAAGGATGATCCGGAGCGCCTTCTCGCGGCGGTTCGCTACCTCCGCAAAGAGAGATAGCCGACCGGACTGAACGACCAAAGGGGAAGGCGCATCGCCTTCCCCTTTCGCGTGCGCGGGAGAGGGAGAGTCATGCCAGTCATTGAAGGAACTCGGGGCCTCAAGGAGGCTCGCGGGGAGTACGACTTCGCTGTGGACGGCGGCGCTGTGGGCACGATCGTGCTTCGGTCCGCACCCGGCGATTCCAACGGCAACGACATTCCGGCCGGGAGCATCATCACGGGCGGCTACATCGAGGTCGACACGCTGGTCACGTCGGCGTCCGGCAATACCGGGACGATTGCGGTCAACAGCGAGGGCGCTGGGGACCTGCTGACCGCTGCGGTCACTTCGGGCGCTCCGTGGTCGGCGACTGGCCGTAAGGCGATCACCCCGGTGGGCACGGTCGCCACGTCGGTCAAGACGACCGTTCGGAGAAATCTGGCGATCACCGTGGCGGTTGCTGCGGTGACCGCGGGCAAGTTCCGCGTCGTCGTCACCTACAGGTAGGTGAGCTGAGATGGGTTTGCAGTTTGTGACCGAGCCGGATCAGAGCGGCCACGTGATCGCCACGGCTCGACTGTGTCTCACGGAGGACCGCAGCAGGCTCGTGCCGGATACGGACCCGGATGCCCGGTGGCTGTTCTGCACGCCGGGTGCGCCGATCTCGCGTGCGAATGCCGAGCGGTACGGCCTGCTCGCCGAGGCCGAATCTGAGGCCGAGGCGAAGCAGGCGCAGCAGCCAGCGAACAAGGCGCGCGGCCGAACCGCCAACAAGTGATCGCCAGCGGGCTGTCCCGGCGCGGGGCAGCCCCTCGGCAAAACCCGCATCTGTGTCACCTAGCCCTGGAGCCCGCATGCCCGACCCCAAGCCGTACCTCACCTACGGCGTCCGCGACGACGTCGACCTGCAGCAGAGCCCGCCCTACCAGGCGTTCATGGCCTGGTGTGCGGACAATGACATTCCCGAGGAGACCGGCAAGCTCGTCACCGTGTGGAACGAGGATCCGATCCGCGCAGTCCTCGACGTGTATGTGCTGGACGAGCTCGGCGGGAGGACCGTCGATGAGAACGGCGACTACATCACGACGCCTGTCACCTACACCGCATCCACATTGCCGCCGATCCAGAACGGCAGCTAACTCCTGACCTTCGCCCACCTGGGCGTCCACCACTTTCACGCCCAGGGAGGGCCCCGTCATGGCCGTAACTGCCTTCGTTTACGGACAGCTCAACAAGTCACTGATGTCCGGGTTGATCAACTTCACCACGGACACGATCAAGGCCATGCTGCTGTCGACCTACACCGTCGGCACCACGCTGGACGGCGCCCAGTTCCTCAACACGGTGACCGCCGCCGGCACCGAGGCGACCGGCTCCGGCTACACCGCCGGCGGCGCCACCCTCGCGAGCAAGACCGTCACGTACACCGCAGCGAACTCCTGGTCGGTACAGCGCGCCAACAGCACGGCCTACACGGTGGGCGACGTTGTTCGTCCTGCTACTGGAAACGGCCTGGTGTACCGGTGCGTCGTCGCCGGCACGACCGGTGGCAGCGTCCCCACGTACACCACGGTTGTGGGTGACGACTTCACCGATGGCGGCGTGACCTGGGTGGCCGAAGGATCCGGCGTCCTCGTTGTGGACGCCGCTGACCCGTCGTGGACCACCAGCAACCCGGGCACCCTCGCCGGGGCGTACATTGTGTTCTACAAGGACACCGGCACGGCCTCGACCAGTCCCGTGATCCTCTACTGGGACCTGGGCGGAACCCAGACCGCATCCAACGGCGGTGCATTCACCGCCACCCTGGACAGCACCGAGGGCCTCCTGACCATGTTCACCAGCTAAGAACCTCTCAGGGTCCGGTACGGCTGCGCTGAGGGGGTGTCGTGGCGACGCGTCGTAACGTCTGCGCCAACCCCGCCTGCGGCAACAACGTCACCGGCTGGGGCGGTGCCTCGACACCCACCAGAACCTCGGTTACGGGCTTCATCCGATCGTGGGGCGCCCGATGGACAACCGGAACGTTCTTCCTCACTGAGAAGGGCGCAGCAACCGCCGGCCAGCAGTACACCGGCTCCATCTACCTGCGGACCACCTCGTTCAACGTCGGCTCGGGCCTGGTGTACCTGGAGTGGCTCAACTCCGGCGGCGGCAGCATCGGCTTCAACCAGGCGGCTTTCACCCTGACCGCTGGTGTGGTCACCAGGGTCAGTGCCACCGCCGTCGCACCGACCAACACCGCGAGCGCCCGCGTGGTGTTCGACGGCATCAATGCGTCCGTCAACGTTGTTGATGCGACCGCGGTGCTCATTGAGCAGACCGCGGTCCTCGACACGTACTTCGACGGCGACACCTCCGGCGCGACCTGGGACGGTACGGCTGGCAACAGTGCCTCAACGCTGACCGACTCGGCCACCGTCACCGTCTCCGGAGCCGCGGGGGCTGTCCGTGTCCGCGCCGCCTCCGGTCTCCTCGCCGCCGTCCGCGCCGCACCTCAGGCCGGGACCGCTGGGGCGATCCGCGCGAGGGCGGGATCCGGTCGGGTCCAAGCCGTCGCCGCAGCCCCGCAGTCCGGTGCCGCCGGCAGCATCAGGATCCGGGCGGCCGCTGGAACGGTCACCGCGGTCCGCCACGCTCCACTCACCGGGACCGCGGGGGCTGTACGGCTCCGCGCCGGATCAGGAATCACCACGGCGACTCAAGTCGTGACCGTAGCCGGTAGGCCAGGCGCACTGCGCATCCGCGCTGGGGTCGGAGCGGTCACCGCCGTCCAGACTGCGACCGTCACCGGGGCCGCAGGCCGTGTCCGTGTCCGTGCCGGGGCAGGGGCTCTTACCTCCGGTGCCAGCGTCACCGTCTCCGGAGCGGCTGGCGTCGTGCGGGTCCGCGGGAGCGCAGCACAGACCACCACTGTTCAGCACGCGCCCCTGCCAGGCGGCCCGGGTCGGGTCGTCATCCGGGCGGGCTCCGGCCAGGTGTCCACCGTCTCCGGGGGCGTGTCCGTCACGCTCACCGGGACTGCGGGCAGCATCCGCGTCCGGGCCGCCCAGCCGGTCGTGACCACGGTCCAGCAGCAGACCCTGACCGGTGCTGCCGCAACGATCCGCGTCCGCCCAAGCACCGGCCAGGTCGTTGTCGCCCAGCATGCAACGCTCCCCGGCAGACCTGGAACCGTACGGGTCCGCGTGGCCGCGGACACCGTCACTGCGGTCGATCTCGGCGATGGCGTTCTCCTGGTTGGCCGCGCAGCCGCTGTACGCCTCCGTGCCGCCTCAGGGCTGATCGCCGCTACGCAGCGGCCCATCCTCATCGGGGTGGCTGGCACGATCCGAGTCCTGGCTCGCGCCGGAACCCTGACGATGGGCGCCGTGATACCTACCCGAGGGCAGATGTCTACCGGCGGCCGTGTAGGGCCTGAGATGACGACCGGCAACCGCGCTGGATCAGAGATGAGTCCGCGACGGCGCGCTGGCGCCACGATGGGAGGCGGCTGATGTCACACGACTTGGGCGACCTGGTGCCGTTGTCGGTGACGGTAGCCGACAGCGACGGCAATCCAGCCAACGCCGGACAGGTGAACCTCACCATCACCCTGCCAGACGGCACGACCTCGGCCGTGGGGCCGATCACGCCGACTACGACTGGCGTTTACGACCACGACTATCTGACTGTGCAGGCCGGGCGGCACCATGTTCGCTGGGTCGCTACCGGGGCCAACGCGTCCGCGTTCACCGATGCGTTCGACGTGCAGTCCGCGGACGACGGGGACTTCATCTCCCTGGCCGACGCCAAGGACCACCTGCAAAAGAGCGGCACAGGCGACGATGGGCAGCTGCGGTTCTTCATCTCCGCCGCCTGCCAGATGATCGCCGACCGAATGGGGCAGGTGTCACCGGCCGCCGCCACCCACGACGTCACCCAGCGCGGTGACACGATCGTGTTGCCGAGACGGCCGGTCATCGCTGTCACCTCCGTGCAGCGGCTCCCAAGCGCCGACCTGATCCCCCCGGCCGATGGGAGTGCTGGGGTGGCGGGTTGGTACCTGGACGGCTCTGAGGGCGTGCTGAGATTCACCTCCCGTTTCGCCGGCCGGGTCCGCGTCACTTACCGGGCTGGCCGCAACCCGCTGCCGTCCAACTTCCGGTTGGCCGCGCTGGAGTTGGTCGCGCATCTGTGGCGGGGCTCGCAGCACAACCAGGCGGGCGGCCGCCCGGCGCTGGGAGAGACGGACGCGGTGTCTGCGAGCGTCCACGCGTTTTCGATGCCGTACCGGGTGATGGAGTTGCTCGGGTTGAAAAAGGACCAGGAACGCGACGAGCCGCTGGTCGGATGACCCCCGTTCCCCTGGAGGCTTGAATGTCCACGATCCCCGCAGCGCTCGATGCGCTGGTGGCGGCTGCCGAGCGGGCCTGGCCGGATGTGCAGGTCCTCGACGGCGGGCCAACGACAGAGGTCAGCGACGATGTGATCGCGATCGGCTACAGCGGGAACGCGGCCGAGTCGGACGTCCGTAACACGCTGACGTCTGAGCAACTGGACTTGCAGCCGGACCTGGAGCGCTACGACGTCCTGTGTATGGCCTCGGCGTGGCGGGGTGATGCGCGCCGTGACGGTAAGCCGGACGCGCGCACGACCCGGCTGCGGGCGTTTGAGCTGCTGGCCGGGATTCGTCGCGAGCTGGCGGAGGATTCACGGCTGGGCGGGGTCGTGATGATGGCCCGCCTGTCCACCCTTGACATGGTCGCCGACCAGACCAACGCCGGCCCGGTGTGCACCATCCGGTTCGTGGTGCACGTCGACGCGTTCACGGAGGCGTAGATGGCGACGGGGGATCCGGCCGAGGAGATCCGCAAGCTGATCAACGACCTGGGGAAGATCCCGCCCGAGCTTCGCAAGGCACTGCGGCCGGCGCTGAAGGGGGCGGCCGAGCCGATCGTCGCCGACGCCCGGGGACGGGCGTCGTGGTCGGGGCGCATCCCCGGCGCGATCACCCTGTCGGTGCGGCTGAGTAAACGCAATCCGGGCGTGTCCATCCGGGTGCGGCAAACAAAGGCGCCGCACGGGCGGCCGTGGGAGGGCATCACCGGCGCGACCTCCTTCAAGCACCCGGTATTCGGCCACCGCGACCGGTGGGTGACCCAGGCGACCCAGCCGTATCTCGCGCCAGCTGCGGCGGCCGGCACCGATGACGTGCTCGATGCGGCGGCACAGACCGTGGACCAGGTGGCACGAGAAGCAGGCTTCCGATGATCGAAGGGATGAGTAATGGCTTTCAGGCTGCAGTCGTTTTTCGAGCTTGAGGCGGAGGTGACCTCGCCTCTGGACCTGAGCACGCCGACGAACCTGATCAGCATCGCCCGGCAATTGAACCTGGCGCAGGGCTCCGGCGCCGGCCAGGCCGACATGGTGTGGTCGGACCAGCGGACGGTCGCCGCGTCGGCCACCGACGCGCTGGACCTGGCCGGTTCACTGAGCGGACCGTTCGGCGGCACGCTGACGTTCGCCCGAATCAAGATGGTCGTCGTGCTCGCGGCCCCGGGCAACACCAACAACGTCAACGTGACGATGCCGGGCAGCAACGGCGTGCCGTTGTTCCTGGCGGCCGGCGACGGCATCGCGGTCAAGCCCGGTGGTGCGTTCGTCTGGTTCGATCCGTCCGCGGCTGGGGTGGCCGTCACGGCCGCCACCGGCGACCTGCTCAACATCGTCAACTCGGGTGCCGGCACGTCGGTCACCTACGACATCCACATCGTCGGCGCGAGCTCGTAGGAGGCACGCATGGAGACCGTGTGGATCTCACACCCCCATCTCGACGGCAAGGTCGAGGTGCCCGCCTCCGCGCTGGCGCAGCACCAGCGCGCCGGCTGGGAGCAGACCGAAGCGCCGCCCCCGCCGCCGCTCCCGGAGCCGGACCCCGGCCCGGACGACAACACGACTGATCAGACCTCAGAAGCCCCGGCAGACGCCGGGGCTTCTGCTTTGCAGGACGCCTCGCCGAGCCGTCGGCGCACCACCACCAGAGGGGATGAGTAATGGCCGCCACGCCGATCACTCCGGCAAGCAGGTTCTTTAGGCCCGGTACGACCAAGGCGTACTGGGTCGTGTCCATCAGCAACAAGACCGCCCCGACCCGGCTGGAGCTGAACGCCGGCGCGGACCTGTCCAAGGACATCGCCGACATCGCCGGTTGGATGGTCTCCGGGCAGAAGATCGACACCCCGGACTTGAACAGCAGATTCGTGAGCAACATCCCCGGTCTCACCAACGCGGGCGAGTCGGGCATCACGTTCTACGCGTCTGACAACGGCCTGGACGTGCGCAGCCTGATGCCGCGCGACACCGCCGGTTTCATCGTCTGGATGGACGGTGGCGACGTCGCCGGCCGGAAGATGGATGTGTTCCCGGTGCGCGTGCTCAGCGTCGGCAAGCAGCGCAGCATGGGCGCGGAGGCGGCGCGACTGGCGGTCCAGTACGCCGTGACGTCCGAGCCGGCCGAGGATGTGACGATTCCGTGAGCCTGCGCGACCGCCTGCTCCACCGGCCGCGACCGGCGGACACCTACCCGCTGCGGATCGATGACGACACCGAGATCCGTAAAGAGCTGGAGCGGGTCCGGATGCTGGGTCGGCTGCTGCAGCTTCAGGGCGAGGCAGCCGATGAGTCGGCGGTGCGCGCGGCCAAGGCGGACCTCGCGGCGGCCGAGACCGCGATGGCGGCCTGCTACGAACCGGTCGTCTTGCGGGCGATGCCGCCGGACGCGTTCGAGGCGCTGATCGGTGAGCACAAGCCGCGCCCCGACAGCGAGGACAAGGTGTGGAACCTGGACACCTTCCCGCGGGCGGTCTTGTGGGAGTGCATCGAGTCCGACCTGACGGAGGCCGAGTGGGACCAGGTCTGGCGGGAGGTCTTGTCCAACGGTGAGCGGGTCGAGCTGTGCAATGCGGCGATCCGGGTGAATGTGCGGGTGCCGGACTCGACGCTCCCAAAAGGCTGGACGCAGACTCCGGCCTGACGGTCGAGCTGGCGGTCTGCCACCACTACCGTATCCGCCACTCCGAGTTCCTGGCCTGGTCGGATGAGGATCGGGACAAGGCGATCTGGCAGCACATCCGGGTGAGGCAGGCGTGCGGGTCGTGCGGGACCCGCCCGCAGGAGTGGGACGAAACACGCGGCGGCGACCGCAACGCCTACGTTGCCGAGCCCGAGCGGTGCCGGGGATGTGAGCTGAAAGAAGCAGCCCAGGACAGCCTGACCGGCGATGAGGGCCGCGGTGTCCGCATCGTTCTCACTCGACCCCTGAAGGAGGTGACCCATGGCCATCCGTGACCTGATCATCGACATCAAGAGCCGGTTCGACGAGCGGGGCTCCAAGGCCGCCGAGGAGGGGCTGAAGAAGACCGAGGAGGCCGCCAAGCGCTCCCAGCGTGAGCTGGAGCGGATGGAGCGGGCCGCGGCCAAGGCCCGGGATGCGATGGAGAGCTCAGGTCAGGCGCTGGCCACCTTCGGCGCGGTCGCGGTGGCCGGGATCGGCGTGGCCGTCAAAGCGGCCGTCGAGTGGGAGTCGGCGTGGACCGGGGTGACCAAGACCGTTGAGGGCACCCCGGCCCAGATGGCCGCCCTGGAAGGAGCGTTGCGCGGTCTGGCCAGGGAACTGCCCGCTACCCATAAGGAGATCGCCGGGGTCGCCGAAGCGGCCGGGCAGTTGGGTATCAAGCGCGAGTCCATCGTGTCGTTCACGACGACCATGGTCGCGCTTGGTGAGACGACGAACCTGTCGGCCGAGCAGGCCGCCACCGCCATGGCCCGGTTGTCCAACATCATGGGCACCCCGCAGCAGGAGATCGGCAAGCTGGGCGCGTCCCTGGTGGCGCTCGGCAACGCCGGCGCGTCGACCGAGGCCGAGATCGTGGAAATGGCGCTGCGCATCGCCGGCGCGGGCAAGGTGATCGGCCTGTCAGAGGGGCAGGTCCTCGGTTTCGCGAACGCCCTGTCGAGTGTCGGCATCAACGCGGAGGCGGGCGGTTCGTCGATCTCCCGTGTGATGATCACTATCGCGCAGGCCGTCGACACTGGCGGCGCGTCGGTGGAGAAGTTTGCCAAGGTCGCGGGCATGTCGGCCGCTGAGTTCTCCACCGCTTTCAAGGACGACGCGGGCGGCGCTCTGGCCGCGTTCATCGAGGGGCTGGGCCGGGTCGAGGCCTCCGGCGGGAGCCTGTTTTCGACGCTGCAGCAGCTCGGGTTCAGCGAGATCGAGGTCCGGGACGCGCTGCTGCGTACCGCGAACGCCGGGTCGCTGCTGACCGACAGTCTGCGCCTCGGCGAACAGGCCTGGGCGGATAACTCGGCGCTGGTCGAGGAAGCGGCTAAACGTTACGAGACGACCGCGTCGAAAATGCAGGTCGCCGAGAACAACATCACCGACCTGGGCATCACGATCGGTGAGACGTTCTTGCCTGTGCTCGGCGCTGCCGCCGAGCACACCTCGGGCTGGATCACGATGCTGCAGGATCTGCCCGCACCGGTGAAGACCGCCGGTGGTGTGGTGGGCGCCATGGCGGGGACCGTGGCACTGGCAGGCGGCGCGGCGATGATCGCCGTGCCGAAGATGGTCGAGTTCACCAAGACGTTGGCGGACATGGGCCCCCGCGGCGCGGCAATGGCGTCTCGGCTGTCCAGCCTCGGCGCATTCCTGACCGGGCCGTGGGGTGTTGCTCTGGCGGCCGCCGCGGCGGTGACGGTGCTGTTCGCCGACGCCCAAGCGCAGACCGCCGGCCGGGTGCAAGACCTCACCGACGCGATCATCGCCGACCACGGCGCCATCGCAGAACTGACGAAGGAGAAAATCGCTCACCTGCTGGTCGATGACGGTCTGATCGAGTCGGCCAAAACCCTCGGGTTGAACCTGGACACGGTGACAGCGGCTTTCTCCGGCAACAAGGACCAGGCCGCGCTGCTGAACAAGCAGCTGGACGAGATGCTCAAAAAGCGGATGGATCAGGCCCCGGCGTTCGCGATGCCCTGGGACGAAGAGGGCAGGA harbors:
- a CDS encoding phage tail tube protein, which encodes MAATPITPASRFFRPGTTKAYWVVSISNKTAPTRLELNAGADLSKDIADIAGWMVSGQKIDTPDLNSRFVSNIPGLTNAGESGITFYASDNGLDVRSLMPRDTAGFIVWMDGGDVAGRKMDVFPVRVLSVGKQRSMGAEAARLAVQYAVTSEPAEDVTIP
- a CDS encoding endonuclease VII domain-containing protein, whose translation is MAQCSVDECEGKAKAKGFCVRHYTRWRRYGDPSVVKRGPLAPALQLDAKQCNACGETKPIEQFGPDKRNRDGRKGRCHPCEQKHQYEWRTSHPDRWQEIRQDAANRRAKDRWKYRIKETYNITFEEYERLLAAQGGVCAICGGSRNGPGRRFHIDHDHTCCPGVGSCGRCIRGLLCGRCNTMVGLAKDDPERLLAAVRYLRKER
- a CDS encoding HK97 gp10 family phage protein; this encodes MATGDPAEEIRKLINDLGKIPPELRKALRPALKGAAEPIVADARGRASWSGRIPGAITLSVRLSKRNPGVSIRVRQTKAPHGRPWEGITGATSFKHPVFGHRDRWVTQATQPYLAPAAAAGTDDVLDAAAQTVDQVAREAGFR